The segment CTGGCCAAGGAAATTCTTGGGATCGAGTTGCAGCTTCCGTTGCCGCGTTTGACATATGACGAAGCCATGACACGCTTTGGGCACGATGCTCCGGACATGCGTTTTGGCGTCGAGATTGTTGACCTGACCGAGATTGCGAAGAAAGTTGACTTTCGTGTCTTTAAATCCGTTGCCGAATCAGGAAACTTTGTGCGGGCGATTTGTGCTCCCGGTGGTGCATCGGTATTCACGCGTCGACGCATTGATGACCTGACCACGTTCGTGCAAGAAGACTTCGGCGCGAAAGGCCTTGCCTGGTTTCGCGTCGAAGAGGACGGAACGTTGTTTTCGCCAATTGCGAAAAACTTCAAGCCTGAAGAACTGGAGGATATCAAGGCGAAGATGGACGCCAACCCTGGCGACCTGATTATGATCGTCGCCGATACCTGGGAGACCAGCTGCAAGGCGCTGTATGCACTTCGCAAGCGAATTGGTTCCGAGCTAAAGCTCTATGATCCTGAAACCATGCACTTTTCTTGGGTCGTGCAGTTCCCAATGTTCGATCATGATGCCGAATCCGATCGTTGGAACGCGATGCACCATCCTTTCACCGCGCCGCTTGACGAAGACCTCGAAACGCTCGATTCGGATCCTGGAAAGGCTCGCGCGAAAGCCTACGACCTTGTGATCAACGGTTACGAAGCCGGCGGCGGTACGATTCGAATTCACGACAGCCAAATTCAATCGAAAGTCTTCGGTCTGCTCGGGCTAGACGAGAAAGACGCGAAAGAGCGATTTGGATTTTTGCTCGACGCTTTGCAATACGGAGCACCTCCTCACGGTGGTATCGCGCTCGGCATCGACCGTGTCGTAATGCTGTTTTCCAATCTTGATAACATCCGCGACTGTATTGCGTTCCCGAAAACGCAAAAGGCTTCGGACTTGATGACCGAAGCGCCGAACGTCGTTGATAAAATTCAGCTGGAGGAACTGGCGATCGAATCGACCGTCGAAGAACTTCCGGAAGAAGACGCGTAGAGGCAGATTCTATTCTGATTGATAGAAGCGCTGTGGGTTGAGCCGCGGCGCTGCTGCAACGTTCAAGACGTCGTGGCCGGGCAACTATCGTGCGGCAACGAGTGCTCTGGCGACCGGACAGTTCTCATAGGTGCCGAACTCGTGTTCGAAAACCTGCCGACTGCTGTTCGCCGCTGAAATCTCTTCGAATCCGTACATCGCTGCCGTGTACGCAAGGCAGCGTTGGTCACTGGAGAGCATTTCGAATCGTTGGATACGAGTCATCGGCTTAAGCTGGGACCGATGGACGCGAAACTGAACTCCATCCCAAAGCTGGATCAACACTTGAGTCTCGGACTCAATACGGATCGGCACGCAGATCACCGTCGCATCGCCGTGCTGAACATAGCAGTTGATCAACATGGCTTGGGACTCGCACGATTGCTCCGGCGTGAGAATTTCGCTGCGGACGACTCCCAGCACAAACGTGTTGTCTGAATCGCGATCGACATTTCGAGCACGAACGGGAACGGTTTCGCCACGATGATTCAATGACAGCGGCTTGTTAAACGGCAGCATTAACAGAGCAAGGTCGGAGATCTTGAACCCGGATATGGATTCGTCTGCCAACACTCCATCGAATTTGACATCGTCAACAACGACAATGCATGGTTCGTGTTGCGACCGAATTCGGTGAAATTTGCGTCGTTCGTTCATGGGCTCGATTCCGCAGGCGGATAATGCCAACATCACTATTATTGGCGTTTGGTGGTTCGCGACTCCATAAAAGCTCTTCAGCCGGCTGTTTGAATCGCAATTCGTGGCCATTCTGCAAGCAGAGTCGCCAGCGAATCTGCACGACCGTACGGGTTAGGGAGGCTGGCCGGAAACAGCAATCTTCGCGCTTCCGCATCGCGGCGCGTTGAGCCGTTTGC is part of the Mariniblastus fucicola genome and harbors:
- the aspS gene encoding aspartate--tRNA ligase is translated as MLRTHTCGELTKANDQQEVTLCGWVDRVRDHGGGLFIDLRDRYGRTQVVVGESSAAEVMDTAGKLKSEFVISVTGSVRLRPSGQENPKITTGDIEVNASDVKILNEAKTPPFVPGQKDLPNEDLRLEHRYIDLRRQKMQDTLVLRSRIIKSMRDYCAEHNFIDVETPILGRSTPEGARDYLVPSRVHHGKFYALPQSPQIYKQIMMIAGYDRYVQVARCFRDEDLRADRQPEFTQLDMEMSFVDSDDVIGMIDGMMEKLAKEILGIELQLPLPRLTYDEAMTRFGHDAPDMRFGVEIVDLTEIAKKVDFRVFKSVAESGNFVRAICAPGGASVFTRRRIDDLTTFVQEDFGAKGLAWFRVEEDGTLFSPIAKNFKPEELEDIKAKMDANPGDLIMIVADTWETSCKALYALRKRIGSELKLYDPETMHFSWVVQFPMFDHDAESDRWNAMHHPFTAPLDEDLETLDSDPGKARAKAYDLVINGYEAGGGTIRIHDSQIQSKVFGLLGLDEKDAKERFGFLLDALQYGAPPHGGIALGIDRVVMLFSNLDNIRDCIAFPKTQKASDLMTEAPNVVDKIQLEELAIESTVEELPEEDA